DNA sequence from the Glycine soja cultivar W05 chromosome 18, ASM419377v2, whole genome shotgun sequence genome:
ataattaatattaaccattaaattgaaaatatatttttaattaacattaatGCATTTCCTCAAAAAGAATTAGCATTAATGCACGTGACTTTTGTTAGTTGAATGAGTTTCATAACAATTTTATTGTATGCATCAATAAGGCGAATCACGTGGAGTTTGTATAAGTGGTATGCATGgttcaagttataaaaataaaaattcacagaaatatttttaataaaattttgcacaattttattgttattcaaAGGAGGCTAAAAGCCATTACGCAGGAACGTTTCTAGGTAGAGTAACCCCTATACAATCACTCCACATTTGGAGATTACAGTCAGTAATAAGAGTGTGAATAGACGTGTAAGCTAATAGATAAAGTATTGCCCTTAGCCGCTAAATGGTCTGCCATGGAGTTGCTTGCTCTAAGAGTATGGTGGCCTTCTACTTACCAGTCCTTCTTGAGCCAAGCTTTAGTCTGATTAACCATGGAGACATACTGGTGATTACCAAGGACAGGCCCACGGTTGAGCTTCACAGCCACTACAGAATCACTATTTAttgcttatttttaatttataatcaaattaaccGTGAATCACATGGAGGAATATGAGCTAAGAAAAACTTATGTAGATATATCTCAAATGACTATTTCACTGTTTGATttcaataaagtaaaaattaggtttaaatcttattttgtttgatgtaattttaattttttcattttaaaattaaaacatttgatccttttatcttaaaaaaacgTGATTTTAGTCtcctattttaaaatgaaaatatttgatcgtcttattttaaaaagtttgtcATTCTAGTCGAACCtcaattttatccttttttagacaaaattgtatttttggtctCTCAATTTGTCTTTCATTTCGATTTTGGTCtccctttaaaattattaacgaATTTTATCCTCCTATTTTATTCAATCACACAATCTTGTCCCCCAACTCCATGGAAGATGAAATGCATTGTTGTTGTCAATGGCCAATCAAAACATGACACGTGACATGTGACAGTCAACATTCATTTgtaacggtcaacgtccaattCTAAACTGGGGGACGAAGATTGCGTGTTTTGATAAAATAGGAGGACAAAATtcgtcaataattttaaaggggaatcaaaatcaaaattggagaCAACTAGGGggaccaaaaatacaattttaccttttttatccAATTGAATCCTAGACCTTACATATTCATTTAATgtatcatcacaaaataatttaattaattgcaataaaagaaataaaatgtagACAAAAATAAAGGTTGAttcaaaaatgtatatattttaaaatatgggaactaaaattatgaattttctaaaataaaaggaTTAACATGTAACTAATCTGGCTACTAAAGTAGATGAGTGGAGGGAACTATCATAGTGGGAAAACATGGAGTGATTAGGGTTTCTAATAGAGGCGCATGGAGAGAAAGTAAAGTTAATAGTGTCATTAGCGACGGAGAAAGAGGAGCTAGGTGACGTTAATGATGATTTTGATGGCGTAGAGTTTGAAGACGATATAGTACACAATGAGAATGACGATGATGATGACGATGGAAATTGGGAAGATGGTAACCACGATGCAGGAGGTGAGGTTGGTGCGCCTCGACGAAGGTTGAGGTTGTTTTGGCCTTGATGCAAGTGCCAGAATGGCAAGGGGTGAGACATCGACTCCAACCACCATGACCTACAGTGGTAAAGGGAGAGCCAAAGGGAGAGCCAAAGTATAAAGTGTGTGTGAGGATGTGGATATGAATGTGAATgtacataatttaattatgagATCAAAATTAAACACCACATGATTTAAGAATTTTACTTATACGATTTAATTTGTAcaaatagtattttaaatttactaattattaatgattataataatatatgtttttaacaaattattatttatatatataataatttttctttcaaataaaaaatgatataataagttttgatcaaattgattcaaatagGTAGTTATTATAGAATTTAAGTTttgattgataataaaaaaatttagtgcaacttatgtaataataataataatatattaaaagatttGTTGGTCGATCTCATTGGGTTGCTTGACTTCAGCATGTGTCGCATTCCGGCCAATACTTAATTAGATTAAtcaaatgatttttataatatattttttaaaaaatcaataaataatttagtcTTATGAAAAGGTATCACAGAAAAAacttctatttttaattgttataaatatatttttatataataatatttatttttcaccttttttcatatatatatatccaaaatAAGTGAGGaaagttcttttatttatttctaatattAATGCATCCaaactttttattctttatttattttctatttttatattcatttctAATCTAAATAGACTAACAAGGTTTgtcagtttttttaattaactttgggtatttgaaatcatattttatactaaaagaaaacaaactatATTCAATATcatctaatttaaatttaatgataatgaatatattttttggagtataaatataaagtgaaattttataccaaataaaaataagaaagtcgaatattatataaattaaaagaatttataaatttaaattttaaaattttaaattaaataaaatatcaagctcacttatataatttaaatgataatttattaataaaaatttaataattttttatttataaaactgaAATGGTcacattaaagaaaaagaaaaagaagcttAAAACATAGATTCAACAAATTAAACTTGGAAGTGGTGtaaaaaaagaggagaaaaagTTTGAAGGCGAAATGTGTGATTGATGACAAAGGATGAGAGAGGAAACTAATTAAGTTGTGTGATTTCCAATGCATATACTAGTACTTATTCCAAAACGACAATTCATCCAAAAGTGTGGCCACGTCAGTATGGTTCCGCCGCCCGATTCAGCAGCATGCGGTTGAACAACACCCACCCCACGCCTACCTCTATCGTGTTTTCAACACCAACTGCCACTTTGTCACTGCTTTAGGTGAACATCCCTCCACTCTACTACTACTCTATACTCATATATTTTGCacatattttaacttttcaatCCCACACAAAAATTACATGCATGCAATACATTTACATaaataagagaaacaaaaataaaactttcaaaataGTATGAAATATGATGGttgatgtgataaaaaaatactaaataatttaattacatgtGTTTTATAAGTTGCCATTCcactctacaaataacaaaaaattattttatgacttGGGATTATTTACTACTTATCTGTAGTTTCCACAATTTTTTATGTGATGCATaacaagattttttatttatgaaaaagaaagaatgaaattcAATTATGTATTACGTAAGAACTGATTGAGATCCTGTTGTTCCTGGATTATGGATTATGtagtaatttgttttaaatatcaTGCATGTTGGTTAAATGATATgcatatatacatttttctttcttaattaaaagaaagaaagaaattgcacctcttattttgtttcttgagataattttcatttaattaattagtagcTAGGCGTTTACTTTAGCGGCAAATAATAAAGTAATCATTTTACATGGAGGAAGATTAGTACTAGTACATATATAAGGATATGAATATTAGTGAAGGCATGATGGTGATAAAACGAAGTGGAATGAAGCAAGCATGTGTTGACTCTGAAGTGTGGTGATCTTAATTGGGATTTTGGAAAGGCAGAAACATAAGTGAATGGGAAATGTcagaaggaagaaacaaaaaggGAGTGTGGTAATGGTAAATGGTTGGTCGACAACAAGGACGCACCCCGCTCTCTGCCTGCACTACAACATCCTAATTCCACTTTTCCCAGAAAAAGGCCTGCTTCTTATGTCTCTAACCTTCAATACAAATCTTGTTTCAATTTCGATCATATCCCTTTTTATTTCATAcattcataaatatataaaataaaatcatactaAATAATATCAACCGCTTCTACAATCTCACGTCATGCCTAACCTAGCTGCTTTTTAATATATAGTGCATCTTAAACTAACCCATCTCCACATTCTTAAGTCCCATATTGTTTAGTTTTAGAAGATTAATGCCTTTTTAAATACTACATTTCTTCTAATCTAACATTGCTTAATAATGTCAATGACAAAAGAgatataataatgtaaaaaaatattatattcatttattagATGAATGATATATGTTTTGCGaagaaagttaatttttaaatacattttatatatatatatctaaatattttaatgtttccacttttactttctTTGGGTCTCACTCAATCTTGGACAAACATCCATCCGGCTCTATTGCTGGCTCAGAAATCCTGCTACGTAGATTAACCATttgcttttttggtttttctgtgacatgcttttttttctttcttttttgacaAATCCTAGGCCTAACCAATGGTAgcgattaataaattaaaaagatttttttattgaaatatataaaattatatttttcatggttttttttacagatatttccgataaatatttttttcttttaaatttttaatcaacactaattagtaaaaaaaaaaaacaaaataatcgaAGTGTgacaaacatgcatgcattgCTCTCCTCGAGTAAGCAAGCATTACGGCTGGATGTATAAATCAAAGCACAGTATGTAGACACAACACAGACAACACCCCCTCTGAACCAGAGACACGCCCTGCGACAACAACAGACAAATAaagcaattcaattcaattcagtTCAGTTCTTCCACTTTCACCCTTATAAAACCATGCCTTCTCTTCACCCTTTTTCTCACCACAAACACTCCGAGCCACATACACACACATTCCTTCTAATTAACACACTTTGATAGTTGGTTTTGTTTAGTAGTTAGTACTATGAGGCAAGAGAACATAATGCATTACCAAGTGGAGCCTGCATGGAGCTACTACATGAGGGTTCGGAGGAGCATGGAAGAGGACCAGATGGAGAGAGTGgcaagactggcctcacagagTGCAGTGGTGATATTCAGTGTGAGTAGCTGTTGCATGTGCCATGCAATGAAGAGGCTCTTCTGTGGAATGGGGGTTAACCCCACAGTGCATGAGCTTGACCAAGATCCCAAAGGGAAAGACATGGAGAGTGCACTTATGAGACTCCTTGGAATTGGAATTGGAAATGGAATCAACTCCACTGCTTCTGCTGCTGTTCCTGTGGTCTTCATTGGAGGGAAACTTGTTGGCTCCATGGACAGGGTTTTGGCTTTCCACATCAGTGGCACCCTTGTTCCTCTTCTCAAACAAGCTGGTGCCTTGTGGCTTTGAAACTGATTAATTAGAGTAATTAAAACAAAGCACTGTCTATTgtcttcatttgtttttttttttttagacatTGCTTTGCTTGTTGTCTCCGGGAGCAACCGTATTACTATTATATTATCCATACTTGAGATTTTATCATGAGTATTAGCTAACTAGCTAGCTAGTTTTCCtccaaagaaacaaaaaaaaaagtaggaaaAAAGCTAATTAGAGCCTTTTCACTTCTAACAAGCTTTATCTGTTGTAAGAAAttgttttctctcaattttcttttgcttttgtaGTTCGTGTGTACGTGTTGTTTAGCTTGTATAAAGAAGCACATGTTTAATGGAAATGAATGAACAAGAAGTTCTGCTGAAACTCTTTCCTCaactttaatttcttatatatatatatatatcggtaTAAATGTGCTCCTACATATATATGGTAGAAGATCACAACATATCCATAGTTCTAGTCAATCTCCTGGTGACACGCAGcgagtttttcaatttttgggaaaagttaattaataatttaactaTATATCACATGAACCTAGCTGTTTACTCTTTGGAGAACATCTTCAACGAATGAAGTGAAAGagtgtttgtgtgtgtggtcTAATTTTTATCCATCTAATTAACTTTGCTACATGGAattaagggaagagagcatGATCATTGACCGGTACAAAGTctctatgatatatatatatatatacacacatttcTGTAAAAGAATAAAGAGTGAGACACATCGTATTTTGCAATGCgggttttcttcttttattaatcATAATGTCTTTTTCCGTACTTGTGGGGTGTGAgattaatcaaagaataaaagagAGATAGAAATAGAGGAaggatataattaaaatgaagctaaaaaaaagtgaacgaaaaaacaaaaatcatttgaacTAAAATAAGCGATCTAAGAAAGGATGTAGGTTTTAAATTTGCTCTCGCAAGACTGATGTTTTGATCAAAGGGATATATAGCCAGGGTCGAgatgagtaaaagtgtaaaattaACCACCCATACTTTTACCATTTCCAAGTTTATGAATATAAAGTTTTTTATAAGATGATATCATTGCTCAATGAGTATTAACCAGTGTTTTAGTCTTTCTATATGATGTTGTCGTTCCATGCATGtcccaacaaaaattaatttccacaaaataaaaattaggtgATTCATCAATCTGACCAAATCATGAAACAAGAAgctgaaatttcacaaaatcAGATTCCAAATTCTAGGGAACAATTCCCGAACTATATAATCCAGGAGCGTTTCCAAACTTGACATGGCAACAGAGATTGTGAAATTTCAATTCCTCATTTGCTCAACCGAGGATGACTTTGAAATACAAGGTTTGACTTATTTTTATAACTGGTACTTTTGAGGTTTCATTTTGCTGCCATTGCCAAATGCCAAGTTTATGG
Encoded proteins:
- the LOC114395312 gene encoding glutaredoxin-C1-like; this encodes MRQENIMHYQVEPAWSYYMRVRRSMEEDQMERVARLASQSAVVIFSVSSCCMCHAMKRLFCGMGVNPTVHELDQDPKGKDMESALMRLLGIGIGNGINSTASAAVPVVFIGGKLVGSMDRVLAFHISGTLVPLLKQAGALWL